The following proteins come from a genomic window of Candidatus Eisenbacteria bacterium:
- a CDS encoding periplasmic heavy metal sensor translates to MKGKIISVIFIFSLAFNLTILIVWGARAIPGNQHSDDGVPAECGVQCGPHEWIGFTAEDRASILPLIEEFNQKRCDICRRLDGPRAELIDEIAAAEPNQIRINELQEKILDNQREMQSLIIEQMLKEKQLLSEKQQERYFQYFRQSCGSMGMRGGVSGVCNPEPMGTREDGSK, encoded by the coding sequence ATGAAAGGAAAAATCATCTCTGTCATCTTCATCTTCTCCCTTGCCTTTAATCTGACGATTCTCATTGTCTGGGGCGCGAGGGCGATACCGGGGAATCAGCACTCCGATGACGGTGTGCCGGCGGAATGCGGTGTCCAATGCGGTCCCCATGAGTGGATCGGTTTCACCGCCGAGGATCGGGCTTCGATCTTGCCCCTGATTGAGGAATTTAATCAAAAGCGTTGTGACATTTGCCGCCGCTTGGACGGTCCCCGTGCGGAGTTGATCGATGAGATCGCTGCAGCGGAACCAAACCAGATCCGGATTAACGAACTCCAAGAAAAGATTCTCGATAATCAGCGGGAGATGCAGAGCCTGATCATTGAGCAGATGTTGAAAGAGAAACAGTTGCTGTCGGAGAAGCAACAAGAGAGGTATTTCCAATACTTTCGTCAAAGTTGTGGAAGTATGGGGATGAGAGGAGGGGTTTCCGGAGTCTGTAATCCGGAGCCAATGGGAACCAGAGAGGATGGATCAAAATGA
- a CDS encoding sigma-70 family RNA polymerase sigma factor codes for MMRPTDNSSDDALIRRVAGGDLGAFDEVVRRYQKCIWNAALRFTGDAVEAEDLAQETFLRALTAKSPFQSTGSLRAYLLRIVGRLCIDRSRKKRPIYTDQAPDPQSTDPSPSQIREDDERCKRVRAALLTLPPKQRVAIVLKYYDGLRHAEIAGVIGGSEKAVERHLARARERLRRLLPDEEGCDSL; via the coding sequence ATGATGCGACCCACCGACAATTCCTCCGATGACGCTTTGATACGGCGCGTCGCCGGCGGTGATTTGGGCGCTTTTGACGAGGTTGTCCGCCGTTATCAAAAATGTATCTGGAATGCGGCCCTTCGTTTTACCGGTGATGCCGTCGAGGCGGAGGATCTGGCTCAAGAGACCTTCCTTAGAGCGCTGACGGCCAAGTCTCCTTTCCAATCCACCGGCAGTCTTCGGGCCTACCTCCTGCGGATTGTCGGCCGGCTTTGCATCGACCGGTCGCGCAAAAAACGGCCAATCTATACCGATCAGGCGCCCGATCCCCAGAGCACCGATCCCTCGCCATCTCAAATCCGGGAAGACGATGAACGATGCAAGCGGGTCCGCGCGGCCCTTCTTACCCTGCCGCCGAAACAGCGTGTGGCGATCGTCCTGAAATACTATGACGGACTTCGGCATGCGGAGATCGCCGGAGTGATCGGCGGTTCAGAGAAGGCCGTGGAACGGCACCTGGCGCGCGCGCGGGAGCGTTTGAGGCGCCTGCTGCCGGATGAAGAGGGCTGCGATTCCCTTTAG